A stretch of DNA from Maridesulfovibrio sp.:
GGTGGCCCAGATGAAATTGCATATTTCCTGAAATTCCGCCAGCAGGATGAAAAAGATAAGCGGCTTGATGAAACCGGTCAATTCCATATCCGTGAAGAAACTTGCCGGAGAGAGCAGAATTTTTTTTATGGTCAGAAATATACCGGGGAAAAATCCGTACGTTTCAAGATGTTCAAAGGGAACTTCGGTTCCCTTGGGCGTGGAACCGGGTGCTTTTTCTTCTGCGGCACCGTTTTCCGGGCTCATGGAGTCAAGCTTTTGCCAGATATCCGCTTTCTCATCATTCTGAAGGTTTTCAGCGCCTATGCTCCGGGACTGGGACGGTTCCACCCTGTCTTCTGTTTCGGTATAAGGTGTTTCAGTTTCGTCCGGTGTCGTTGAGTACTCCGCGTCATACTGCTGTTCGGAACTGTCCGCAGGGGAGGTGTACTGCTCTTCCCTGTACGCATCCTGCGCATATGTGTTCTCATGAACTTCATCTTCAGTAGTGTAGGGGGAGTTTTCGATATCTCCTGCTGAACTGTCGTCAGCGGGGTGAAGTTCCCGGAACTGGAATTTTATTCCACACTTCGGACAGGTTGCCAACTGGGCGTTTGCGGGTATTTTTTCCTCTGGAATTTCACTGCTGAAATTACATTCGGGACAGGTAACTTTCATATTTGATCCTTGGAAATTGTTGTCTGAATATTTTGGTCAGACCTAATAAATTTTACACTGTTAGGCAATGCCAATTCACGGTGTCGGTTATTACAAATTAAATTCCGGAAGAATTACGGCGGGAAAGAATTCCAATCCGTCAGGATACAGAACAGAGCAATCCACATGCGGAAGCTCCGTCCCGAGACGATGGCTGAACTCTCCTTCTGCGGCCCTGTTGAATGAGTTCAGTTTGGCCTCGATTTTTTTCCTGCTTTTCAGCAGATGTGTCAGATGGCGGAGCGGTGTTCCCGGCAGTATACCGGAAGGTCCGTTTATTCCTTCTATGCGCTCATGAATCCGATTTATGAATTTCAATTTGCCCGTGTTACGGAAAAAACGCAATTGCAGGTCCGGCCATAATCCGTATCCGGCCCGGCAGTTGTTTTTGTCCGGATAAAGGGTCAGACGGGGAAGAAACCATCCTTCGCAGCCTTCAATTGCGGTTGCCTTGCGCAGGTTTTCCCATTCCCGGCTGTCCAGCCGCTCGTCCGCATCAAGATATATGATCCAGTCTCCTGTGCAGTGTTCAAGCATGCGATTGCGCTGCGCACCGAAATTATCCGCCAGACAATGGCAGTAACCGGTTACCGGTACATGCGGGTGTCTTAGTTCCGGAGGGTGTGCGCCTTCGGGTAAATCCCAGACCAGGATGATTTCGTCCAGCCATTCCGGAAAGGATTTAATGAATGAATCAAGGTCCGGTTCATCCGGGCTGAGGATGGCGGCTGCGGAAATGGAAGGGGCTGTCGGTTTTTCCGGGAGCGGGACTGTACGCAGCCCGGAGAAAATTCGTTGCAGGGAGCGCATTGTTTCGCGTGCATGGCCTTGAAGTTCCGGGTTCAGAACCAGATGGGAGTTTTCAGCTGTGTATCCGTTTTGGAGCAGCAGCAAAAGCATGGCCCAGATTGATAAGTCCGTCAGCAGCCGGACATTACTCCGTGCGGAAAACAAATCAGGAAGGTTCTGCCTCATTTTCCGCACGTGGTCGGGAAAGGTGTCGCAGATTATCAATTCCAGATCATCCGGTTTACTCTCTGCCAGAATCTGTGCCATGTCTCCGGCGCCAAGGCCGAACAGGACAACAGCTTTTGCCCCGCGTTTTTCCGCATAATTCAGGTGACGTGCCGCCGTGCTTTCCGCCTTTTTCTGACGTGTAAACGATTCGACCTCGTCCTGCCCTCCGAGTTTGAACGCCAGCACTTGTTCCGAGTATATTTCAAAAGGGTGGGTCATATCGCACTCCGGGACTGTCCGGCTCTGCCGTCGGCCTCTTTGCGGCTCAGCAGTTCATGGTAGATTTCTCCCAGCCTGCGGGCGATATCCTGCGCCCGGAACAGGCGTGCTGCCTTTGCGCGGGCCTGTTCGCCCATGGAGTGCGCTTCTTCCGGGTGCGTGAGCAGAAAATGCACTGCCTGACCATATTCCCGAGTGTTCCGTGCGATTATGCCTGTTTTGCCGTCATCCACCAGTTCAAGCTGGGCGTTGTCCCTTAGTCCCGCGCTTGGGTGGGTTATGACCGGGAGCCCTGCCGCCATTGCCTCCGCAATGACCAGACCGAAGGATTCCCCGGTATCATTGGCATGGGCCAGAAAGCTTATTGAGTTCATGAAATCGGCGATTTCAGCATCATCCAGTACCGGCGGGAGAAAGCGGACGAATTCGGTAAGACCGTTTTCCGCAACAAATTTTTCAGCATCCGGTATTCCGCCGATAATTTTGTAGGTGAAGGGCGGCAGTTTGCGTTGTTCAACAAGGTGTTGCAGCGCGGGAAGAAAATCGTATGCAAGCCGGGACCATTTGCCCTTGTCCGCTCGGGAAATGCGCCCGAAAACATTGGTGGGGATTTTTCTTCCGGGCGGGCAGTGGGCGAGGAAGAAATCAGTATCCACAGGATTGTAGAGAACTCCGTATTTGGGAAAGCTGACCTTTATGGAATTGATTTTTTCGAATCTGGAGGCGCAGAATTCGGAAACGAAGAGGTGGCAGTCTATGAGGGCCCCTTCGGGGCTGGGATCGTGGTGTCCGAATACATTTGTTTCTACCAGCACCGGCGTTCCGGCCAGTTTGAACGGACGCAGGCTGCCGGGTTCTGTCCAGCCTGCCCGGTGCAGGTGCACAATCTGTGGCTTGAATTTTTCCAGCACTCTGAGCAGGTCCGTTCCTATATATGTATCAATGCCGGACTGGCGCAGGAGTCTGCCCCTTGGGCCGTTCACAGGTGAGTACACCGCTGTAGCGAATTGTTCCCTGTCCATATTGCAGGCAAAGGACTGCATCACTTTTTCCGTTCCGCCAGAACCCAGCGACGGCGCGACATGGAGTACTCTGATTTTGGAATCAATCATGATTCAGATAAATGACAGATAAAAAAGGGTAAGTAAAGAATGTCGAACATTACCGGTTTGTTTCGTATTTTTCAGAAGCTCCCCCATGCAGGACGAGTCTTTTCGGTTATGCAGCAGGTCTTTTAGAAGAGCCTGTTCACAGGGAAAAGTGCTACAAATTGAAAAACCCCTGCATGAACAGGGGTTTTGTCTTCCAATTTATCAGGAGGATCTCGGGCCTATACGCTTCCGTATGCATTGGCAGCCTTTTTCAGCCTCATGGCGTTTGGTGCAGGCATGCCGGGCTGCGGGGTGGGCATTGAGTAGTTTCGTGTATCTGCGAAACTGCGGTTAATGTTGACCGAACCGCTGCTGGGAGTGGACTGGCTTTCAATCGGAACAGCCGCCTGTGCTTCCGCGGTAGGTATAATTTCCCGATAAGCGGAAGCTATGCCATCGATGATCTTTATTACATCATCTATCTTTTTTGTGTCCATCTTAAGGTTGGCCTGCAGCAACTGCGTGTTGCAGAAGAGATACAGATGGCTCAGGTTTTCAGCGAGTTCTCCGCCTTTTTCCTTGTTCAGGCTGGAAGTCAGTTCGGAAATGACCTCTATCGCCTTGGAAATGAGAATGCCTTTGGCTGCGTAGTCCTTTTCATCTATTTTTACCTTGGCCTGTTTCATGAACTTGATGGCCGCATCGTAAAGCATGATGAGGAGTTCACCCTTGGAAGTGGTGTGGATCTGAGTTGAGAGATAGGCTTGTGCTGCTCTTTGCATATATTTTATCCTCCTGAGTTACTGATCGGCAGGGTTTTACGGAACCTTAGGGTTAAAAGTGATTTATTTTAACCTTAACTCTTTGTGAGCTCGTTGATGCTGGAAACAAGAGAAGTCTGCTGTCTCTGGTATTGCCCGAGCAGGGTGTCCAGACGGGAATATCTTTCCTTGAGCATCTTTTCCTTGTTCGAAACGCGCCTTTCCTCCCTCTCTATCTTTTTATCGATATTATCCATGATGTCATTGTAGTTGTCCTCAAGGATATTGAGTGGGCCCTGCTCGCTCAACATATCACCCAGTGCCTTTACCATCTCGCCGGTTTTACCGAGCTTGAGGTATACGTTGATGGCATCGGAGGCGCTGCTGTTGGAATTGCCGTATGTGCCGTCCGCATGATTTTCAACCCGGATAGCCATACCTGCAGCAGCTGTTCCGGCAGCAGCGGTTATTTCCCATGTGCTCGGGTTGACGCTGGCAGTCTGTCCGTTGATTGTGGCTGATACGAGGGATCCGCCGGATACCTCGTACTGAATATTATATTCACCCGGCTGCGTTGTCCCGGTAATACATGACAGATATTGAACATTAGGGGACGAACTGCTGCCCGCATAGTTCGCGGCGAAAAGCATGGCAACGGCGGTAGGATCCTCATCGAGAGCCTTGTTCAACTCGTCGGTATCGAGTTCCAGAAGACCCATGTTCGGGCCGTCAGAATCGGCATTGGTCAATATTCCAAGCTGGGCGAGTGAGGAAAATATATCGCCGGAAGTGGTTCCGTCCGGGTTTTCGGTGTACCATCCGAAACCGAGCCCGCGACTGGATATGATATCCTTAAGTCTCTGGCCGACAAGCAGTTCAACCCCGTAGTTACCTGTGAGGATGGAGCCTTCCGCGTTGTCTGAATTGGTCGTGATGGCGGTCATATCCTTGATCATCGATCGTATTTCGTTGTTGATATCAACGAAATTCTGGATGTTTTCCTTAATCCCTTCATTGTCGACCGTTATTCCGACCGTGATCGGTGATCCGGCCGGTGTTGTGTTTTTCAGATTTAAGGTCAGGCCGTCAATTACGTCATCTATGCTGTTGGTATCTCTTTCAATCCAATAGTCAGCAATGTATGGATAACCATCAACTTTAATTTGTGAATTGACAGCGTGCTGCGAGTGGATAAGGTTCCCGTCCGGGAAAATCATTCCCGATGTATTCGATATGACAATTCTATGGTCGGCCCCTAGATCAAGGCCGTAAATCTGCAGATGGTAAAGGTCTCCATCATTAATGGTGGAAGCTCTGATTTTATCTCTGGTATCAGCATGGTTGTTGATCATGGTGATGAATCCCTGCAGGGTGGTACCGGCAGGAATATTGCTGAGAGTCACAGACTCTCCACCGTAAGAAAAAGTAAAGGTACCTGTATTACTGAAAATTACTTCTGTGTTTGTTGATGTTCCGAAATAGCCTACCAACTGGTCATTCTGTGCCAACTGGTTGATTTCAACTGTGTGTGAGGTGACGATTGCCTGGCTGTCTGCGGTTGCAGTGAGACTGTCGGAATTGGAACTGGACACCGCCTTGGTCATGAATTCGTCAAGGGTGTCTATGGACTTAAGGGTGGTCTGCAGGGAAAGTAATTTTGTCTCAAGTTCCTGAAAATTTTCTACTTTGGTTTCCCAAGAGGACTTCCAGCTTTCAAGCCTGTTGATATGCACACGCTCGAGCTTGATCAGACCATCGATCATGGTGCCGAAGTCTGTTCCCGAGCCGAGTCCGGCAAAACTGATATTTCCTGAGGTGTAATCAGACATAATTTTCTCCGGGAACAATTTTCCCTGAAAGTTAAGTTCACCTCAATTTTTGCAAAGATAGTGCCAGTAGCGGAAAAGCCGGGCCGAATATTTCGGACCCGGCTCTTCTTTGAATCATCCGACCTTTTCAGCGTAGCGGCGGTTAGCCGATAAGCTGCATTGCCATTCTGGGCATGCTGTTGGCCTGAGACAGCATTGCTACCGCAGACTGGGTCAGAATCTGGTTTCTGGTGAATTCGGTCATTTCGGTCGCAACATCCACGTCGGAGATGCGGGATTCGGATGCCTGTACGTTTTCGGCCTGGATGGACAGGTTGGTAATGGTGTTTTCCAGCCTGTTCTGCAGGGCACCGAGGTTTGCACGGATCTTGTCCTTGGAAATGATCGCATTGTTCAGCTTGTCCAGAGACTGCTGTGCCAGTTCCTGGGTGGAGATGGAGTTGCCTGCGGCAAGACCGACACCCAGTGCTGAAGCGGTAGAAGTGTCAATGGAAACATAGTAGTAGTCTTCTGCGGAGTCGTTACCGGCACCAAAGTGAACCTTGACCGGACCAGTAGAGGTCAAACCGGAGCCGTCGTGCGCAGAACTCTGACCTGAAATGTTACCATTGAGCAGGTGGATTCCGTTAAAGTCAGTTGCGTTGGCAATACGGGTGATTTCCGAAGCCATGGCCTGATACTCGGAATCGATGATCAGACGCTGGTCGGAGTTGTAGGTACCCGTTGCGGCCTGGGTTGCGAGTTCCTTCATACGGATGAGCTTTTCATCGATGACGCCCAGAGCGCCGTCAGCGGTCTGGATCATGGAAATCGCATCGTTGGCGTTGCGGATGCCCTGGTTAAGGGACTTAATGTCCGCTCTCATGAGTTCGCGAATTGCGAGACCGGCGGCGTCGTCAGCTGCGGTACCGACACGAAGACCTGAAGACAGGCGACGGGTTGATACTCCAAGGTTGCTGTACGAATCCTGCAGATTGCGGGTCGCATTCATTGCCATCAAGTTGTGGTTAATTACTAAAGACATGCTTTCCTCCTTGAAAGTGATGCTTGGCTTCCTTGCCAAAAAACTTGCCTTGTAGACCCAAGGTTCACAAAGCTATCTGGTCCTTCTTTGCTTTTCTGATCGTCTGTTGTTTAGATATCTTTATGGTAGAGAAAGAAAAAAGTGTTTGTTAATGAAAAAAGGGACCTCCGTTTATGGAGATCCCTTTTTAAAGAATTAATTTTTATAAAAAACAATCAATGAGGCGTAACGTGGGCAAGTATGCGTTTTGCCTCATCCAGTGAGATTCCTCTTTTGCCGGTTATCGCTTCGAGGTTTTCCTCGGCATCCGATCCGCGCAGGTACATGGGTACAGGCATGATCCGGCTGTAATCGGCGTGATTGGCTGCCAGAATGATGTCTTCCGGGTCCGGTGTATTGAATTGTTTCGGGAGAGCTTTGAGTTGTGGGTTATCCTCAAGAAATCCATCGAAGAAATTGCTGTTCTTAATGATTCCGGTTCCGGTCACAGCCGCCAGCTTCTGCTTGTATGAAGTAATGATTTCTGCTGCCTCCTGCACTGTTACGGGCAGGGGCGGGGTAATGGGCGAGGGTGTGCATTCTTCAGATGAGGACATTGATTCAAAGCCCTGCAGGTATACCTGCATTCTGCGTGAGTGCGTAATTGTCCACACCGGTAGACCGCTGGCCAGAGCTGCTCCTCTTGCCAGTATCGGCAGATACTCCATGCCTGCTATTATTCCGTTGCTCCCGGCAATGAGCCCGGCTGCGGCCGAGAAGGTCAGCCTCAGTCCGGTGAAGCTGCCCGGACCGGAAATCAGGGCTATCCGTTTAATGTCTTCCGGAACGAATCCGAAAAGGTTCAGGGAATCCCGGATTGACGGAATCATGAAATTGACGGAGCGCCCCGGTACGATAAGAGTTTTTGTCTCAAGCAGGGAGTAGGGCTCGCTTTCGTCTTCACGCCGGGCGAGTATGATCTGCAGGGTTTCCTCGGTGCCGTTGATGGCCAGCAGCAGGTCCGGTTTTTCGTCACAAAAGAAATTCATCTATTTTAATACTTCACGGGTCAGGTCATTGATTATGGCGAATGTCATCAGGCAAAGCAGGAATATC
This window harbors:
- a CDS encoding zinc-ribbon domain-containing protein gives rise to the protein MKVTCPECNFSSEIPEEKIPANAQLATCPKCGIKFQFRELHPADDSSAGDIENSPYTTEDEVHENTYAQDAYREEQYTSPADSSEQQYDAEYSTTPDETETPYTETEDRVEPSQSRSIGAENLQNDEKADIWQKLDSMSPENGAAEEKAPGSTPKGTEVPFEHLETYGFFPGIFLTIKKILLSPASFFTDMELTGFIKPLIFFILLAEFQEICNFIWATAGVDSAVTSDVSRMVGDSVIAESLRDGTASALFSLLLYPLMLAALSFPLIGFTHVMLMIFGAGERGYQATFRATTYSYAPIIFCVIPIAGNMIGAVASAAISIIAYKNIHKTSYLRVVLSMVMPIVLLLVILGFYMNFNQPTI
- a CDS encoding glycosyltransferase, giving the protein MTHPFEIYSEQVLAFKLGGQDEVESFTRQKKAESTAARHLNYAEKRGAKAVVLFGLGAGDMAQILAESKPDDLELIICDTFPDHVRKMRQNLPDLFSARSNVRLLTDLSIWAMLLLLLQNGYTAENSHLVLNPELQGHARETMRSLQRIFSGLRTVPLPEKPTAPSISAAAILSPDEPDLDSFIKSFPEWLDEIILVWDLPEGAHPPELRHPHVPVTGYCHCLADNFGAQRNRMLEHCTGDWIIYLDADERLDSREWENLRKATAIEGCEGWFLPRLTLYPDKNNCRAGYGLWPDLQLRFFRNTGKLKFINRIHERIEGINGPSGILPGTPLRHLTHLLKSRKKIEAKLNSFNRAAEGEFSHRLGTELPHVDCSVLYPDGLEFFPAVILPEFNL
- a CDS encoding glycosyltransferase family 4 protein, producing the protein MIDSKIRVLHVAPSLGSGGTEKVMQSFACNMDREQFATAVYSPVNGPRGRLLRQSGIDTYIGTDLLRVLEKFKPQIVHLHRAGWTEPGSLRPFKLAGTPVLVETNVFGHHDPSPEGALIDCHLFVSEFCASRFEKINSIKVSFPKYGVLYNPVDTDFFLAHCPPGRKIPTNVFGRISRADKGKWSRLAYDFLPALQHLVEQRKLPPFTYKIIGGIPDAEKFVAENGLTEFVRFLPPVLDDAEIADFMNSISFLAHANDTGESFGLVIAEAMAAGLPVITHPSAGLRDNAQLELVDDGKTGIIARNTREYGQAVHFLLTHPEEAHSMGEQARAKAARLFRAQDIARRLGEIYHELLSRKEADGRAGQSRSAI
- the fliS gene encoding flagellar export chaperone FliS, with amino-acid sequence MQRAAQAYLSTQIHTTSKGELLIMLYDAAIKFMKQAKVKIDEKDYAAKGILISKAIEVISELTSSLNKEKGGELAENLSHLYLFCNTQLLQANLKMDTKKIDDVIKIIDGIASAYREIIPTAEAQAAVPIESQSTPSSGSVNINRSFADTRNYSMPTPQPGMPAPNAMRLKKAANAYGSV
- the fliD gene encoding flagellar filament capping protein FliD; protein product: MSDYTSGNISFAGLGSGTDFGTMIDGLIKLERVHINRLESWKSSWETKVENFQELETKLLSLQTTLKSIDTLDEFMTKAVSSSNSDSLTATADSQAIVTSHTVEINQLAQNDQLVGYFGTSTNTEVIFSNTGTFTFSYGGESVTLSNIPAGTTLQGFITMINNHADTRDKIRASTINDGDLYHLQIYGLDLGADHRIVISNTSGMIFPDGNLIHSQHAVNSQIKVDGYPYIADYWIERDTNSIDDVIDGLTLNLKNTTPAGSPITVGITVDNEGIKENIQNFVDINNEIRSMIKDMTAITTNSDNAEGSILTGNYGVELLVGQRLKDIISSRGLGFGWYTENPDGTTSGDIFSSLAQLGILTNADSDGPNMGLLELDTDELNKALDEDPTAVAMLFAANYAGSSSSPNVQYLSCITGTTQPGEYNIQYEVSGGSLVSATINGQTASVNPSTWEITAAAGTAAAGMAIRVENHADGTYGNSNSSASDAINVYLKLGKTGEMVKALGDMLSEQGPLNILEDNYNDIMDNIDKKIEREERRVSNKEKMLKERYSRLDTLLGQYQRQQTSLVSSINELTKS
- a CDS encoding flagellin; protein product: MSLVINHNLMAMNATRNLQDSYSNLGVSTRRLSSGLRVGTAADDAAGLAIRELMRADIKSLNQGIRNANDAISMIQTADGALGVIDEKLIRMKELATQAATGTYNSDQRLIIDSEYQAMASEITRIANATDFNGIHLLNGNISGQSSAHDGSGLTSTGPVKVHFGAGNDSAEDYYYVSIDTSTASALGVGLAAGNSISTQELAQQSLDKLNNAIISKDKIRANLGALQNRLENTITNLSIQAENVQASESRISDVDVATEMTEFTRNQILTQSAVAMLSQANSMPRMAMQLIG
- the tsaB gene encoding tRNA (adenosine(37)-N6)-threonylcarbamoyltransferase complex dimerization subunit type 1 TsaB, with translation MNFFCDEKPDLLLAINGTEETLQIILARREDESEPYSLLETKTLIVPGRSVNFMIPSIRDSLNLFGFVPEDIKRIALISGPGSFTGLRLTFSAAAGLIAGSNGIIAGMEYLPILARGAALASGLPVWTITHSRRMQVYLQGFESMSSSEECTPSPITPPLPVTVQEAAEIITSYKQKLAAVTGTGIIKNSNFFDGFLEDNPQLKALPKQFNTPDPEDIILAANHADYSRIMPVPMYLRGSDAEENLEAITGKRGISLDEAKRILAHVTPH